From Quercus lobata isolate SW786 chromosome 1, ValleyOak3.0 Primary Assembly, whole genome shotgun sequence, one genomic window encodes:
- the LOC115981357 gene encoding probable aquaporin NIP-type, with amino-acid sequence MSLHEITKMEGGSTSSKAGGSSATDRICSSSEMVQLIQKVIAEAIGTYMLIFAGCGSVVVNKIYGSVTFPGICVVWGLIVMVMIYSLGHISGAHFNPAVTITHSIFRRFPLKQVPLYILAQFLGSILASATLCGIFTVHKEDFFGTVPTGSNLQSLVIEIIISFLLMFVICGVATDNRAIGELAGIAVGMTILLNVLVAGPVSGASMNPARSLGPALIVHVYKGLWVYIIGPPIGTIFGALAYHIIRFTDKPLREITKSSSFLKSMSRE; translated from the exons ATGTCTTTACATGAAATAACAAAGATGGAAGGAGGTAGCACCTCAAGCAAAGCCGGTGGCAGCAGCGCAACCGATAGGATATGCTCTTCATCAGAGATGGTTCAGCTCATTCAAAAG gTTATTGCTGAAGCCATTGGAACATACATGTTAATCTTTGCTGGGTGTGGTTCGGTTGTTGTCAATAAGATATACGGTTCAGTAACATTTCCAGGGATTTGTGTAGTATGGGGTTTGATTGTCATGGTCATGATTTATTCTCTTGGCCACATATCTGGGGCTCACTTTAATCCAGCGGTGACTATAACTCATTCAATCTTTAGACGTTTCCCTCTCAAACAG GTGCCTCTATATATCTTGGCGCAGTTTTTAGGATCAATTCTTGCTAGTGCTACGTTATGTGGTATTTTTACTGTGCATAAAGAGGATTTCTTTGGAACAGTGCCGACTGGATCCAATTTGCAATCTCTTGTTATCGAGATCATCATCTCCTTTCTTTTGATGTTTGTTATTTGCGGCGTTGCCACAGACAATAGAGCA ATTGGAGAATTGGCAGGAATTGCTGTTGGAATGACAATACTTCTAAACGTCCTTGTTGCCGG GCCAGTATCTGGAGCATCTATGAACCCAGCCAGGAGTCTTGGGCCTGCTCTTATAGTGCATGTATACAAGGGACTTTGGGTTTATATTATAGGGCCACCCATAGGGACCATTTTTGGTGCTTTAGCCTATCATATCATTAGATTCACTGATAAACCACTCCGGGAGATAACCAAGAGTTCATCTTTCCTCAAAAGCATGTCCAGAGAATAA